A genome region from Bacillota bacterium includes the following:
- a CDS encoding DUF3795 domain-containing protein, giving the protein MERSMVAPCGLDCAVCDIYLAQTDAEVRQRMIRWFREKRGIELRDEDVRCDGCRGDRARHWSPGCWILKCCVDERRLDFCSQCGEFACPRLEEWAAGHEDYGRALARLKGMAEHT; this is encoded by the coding sequence GTGGAGCGGTCGATGGTGGCACCATGCGGGCTGGACTGCGCCGTTTGCGACATCTACCTGGCGCAGACGGATGCGGAAGTCAGGCAGCGGATGATCAGGTGGTTCCGCGAAAAGCGTGGTATCGAGCTCCGGGACGAAGACGTGCGCTGCGACGGCTGCCGTGGGGACCGTGCCAGGCACTGGTCTCCGGGGTGCTGGATACTCAAGTGCTGTGTCGACGAACGGCGCCTGGATTTCTGCAGCCAGTGCGGGGAGTTCGCCTGCCCGCGACTGGAGGAGTGGGCGGCCGGGCATGAGGACTACGGTCGCGCCCTGGCGCGCCTGAAAGGCATGGCAGAGCACACCTAG